A segment of the Moorena sp. SIOASIH genome:
TGATATTAAATAATTGGGAGGCTTAAGTTTCAGATGTTCAAGGAGGCTCTGCCTTTTTTACTGACTCTAGCCAGCTTGGTAGTCTACATTTTATATTTACTTGTTTCCTATTGGCAATTTCGTCAAAAACGGGATCAAATTTTGTATCGGGTTCATGTTAATGGCATTCGAGGCAAGTCCACGGTGACCCGCTATGTGGCAGCAGTTGTTAGGGCAGCAGGGTATCAAACCTTTGGCAAGATTACTGGTAGCACTACCCATATTCTCCATCCCAATGGTAAAGAGTCTGTTTGGCCGCGAAAAGGCTATGCCAATGTTAACGAGCAAGTGGCAGTGATGCGCTATTTTTTTCGGCAGCAGGTAGAAGCGGTGGTGATGGAATGTATGGCGATTAACCCAGTCTATGGGGAATGGCTGGAAAAAAAAGTGATGCGCTCTCACGTTAGCATCATTACTAATGTTCGCTACGACCATCCAGAATATTTAGGGGAAACTCTGGAAGAAATTGCCCATTCCCTAGCAGTGACTATTCCTGAAAATGGTATTGTGATCACGGCTGAATCAAATCCGATATTACTGGATATTCTCAACAGGGAAGCTAAACAAAGGGGCGCTAAATTGATTGCAGCGAATGCTAGTGAGGTGATGGCTGAAGACCTGAAAGGATTTAGTGCTGTGACTATAGAAGATAATGTTGCGATCGCACTAGAAGTAGGAAAGCTATTGGGAGTTCCTCGTAAACGGGCGGTTCAGGCTATGTGGCAGACTCTCAATGATGAGAGTGCTCTGAAACTGGAATCCTTTAATTGGCGAGATACTGGCATCGTTTGGGCTAACTTGTTTGCGGTCAATGACAGGGAAAGCTTTA
Coding sequences within it:
- the pgsB gene encoding poly-gamma-glutamate synthase PgsB; translated protein: MFKEALPFLLTLASLVVYILYLLVSYWQFRQKRDQILYRVHVNGIRGKSTVTRYVAAVVRAAGYQTFGKITGSTTHILHPNGKESVWPRKGYANVNEQVAVMRYFFRQQVEAVVMECMAINPVYGEWLEKKVMRSHVSIITNVRYDHPEYLGETLEEIAHSLAVTIPENGIVITAESNPILLDILNREAKQRGAKLIAANASEVMAEDLKGFSAVTIEDNVAIALEVGKLLGVPRKRAVQAMWQTLNDESALKLESFNWRDTGIVWANLFAVNDRESFNLLCDRIFKQYPDHAKVVLLNNRSDRLPRVALFANLAKSLSFDRVVTIGSCEAEVQKLFASEPERLVLLGDSTPFKDAPGTTLLTQITEIITEQKILLVGAVNIHTPQAQELLSLFQTLVQAAKLEAVLKPKQKKNKQKRIQQKRLKQKRLKQKRFKQKRTKQKVCSKPSIRQKSLV